A genome region from Candidatus Gracilibacteria bacterium includes the following:
- the frr gene encoding ribosome recycling factor yields MIQDAKKDLEKALSHLESEFSKLQMGRANPALVEGIMIEQYGSLQAIKNIASVNILDNQTLSIAPWDKSIVHAIAKAITDAGVGLNPQTQADSVLIRIPPMTEERRKEMVKVVKKFTEDGKVSVRNVRGDYLKKIKRQETDKEISEDVARDLERDLQKLIDEANKTVEEVAKKKESDIMKV; encoded by the coding sequence ATGATCCAAGATGCTAAAAAAGATTTAGAAAAGGCTCTTTCACACCTAGAGAGTGAATTCTCTAAGCTTCAAATGTGAAGAGCGAATCCAGCACTCGTAGAATGAATAATGATAGAACAATACGGGAGTTTACAAGCAATTAAAAATATAGCCTCTGTAAATATTTTAGATAACCAAACACTCTCGATTGCCCCGTGGGATAAGAGTATCGTTCACGCGATTGCAAAAGCTATAACAGATGCCTGAGTAGGTTTAAACCCTCAAACACAAGCTGACTCTGTGCTTATTAGAATACCTCCAATGACGGAAGAGAGACGAAAAGAAATGGTAAAAGTAGTAAAGAAATTTACGGAAGATGGAAAAGTATCCGTTCGAAATGTACGAGGTGATTATCTTAAAAAGATAAAAAGGCAAGAAACAGATAAAGAAATCTCTGAAGATGTCGCTCGAGATCTAGAACGTGATTTACAAAAACTCATCGATGAGGCTAACAAAACAGTAGAGGAAGTCGCAAAAAAGAAAGAATCTGACATCATGAAAGTATAA
- a CDS encoding adenylyltransferase/cytidyltransferase family protein, which translates to MEKYGLIIGRFQPLHIGHKLLIQKSLEQNIKTIVLIGSSETLDEKNPYSFELRKQIMNSEYENRGLIIQNLPDYKSDTEWIAKILEYIPKESTHIEVYCGDKKNDSAVLVLQKLGNLLPFDIDIFEIPRSILPISATQIRDWIRDKNISKLSEFLGKATLKILKKEKLI; encoded by the coding sequence ATGGAAAAATACTGACTGATAATTGGCAGGTTTCAACCATTGCATATTTGACATAAGCTTCTCATTCAAAAATCTCTCGAGCAAAATATAAAAACGATTGTGCTCATTGGTTCATCAGAAACACTAGACGAAAAAAATCCCTATAGTTTTGAACTCAGAAAACAAATAATGAACTCAGAGTATGAAAATAGAGGGTTAATTATTCAAAATCTTCCAGATTATAAAAGCGATACAGAGTGGATTGCTAAGATTTTAGAGTACATTCCGAAGGAATCTACTCATATAGAAGTGTATTGCTGAGATAAAAAAAATGATTCTGCAGTTTTAGTACTACAAAAACTTTGAAACCTCCTCCCATTTGATATAGATATCTTTGAAATACCTAGAAGTATCCTTCCTATTTCTGCAACACAGATTCGAGATTGGATAAGAGATAAAAATATTTCTAAACTCAGTGAGTTTCTCTGAAAAGCTACTCTTAAAATTCTTAAAAAAGAAAAATTGATTTAA
- a CDS encoding manganese-dependent inorganic pyrophosphatase translates to MTQISVIGHKNPDTDCTLSAIIMADYLNKKGYLATPYIQGSLNKETLFLLEKYNIPEPVIVTQLDTNIDVCLVDHNEASQSIDNLTNVRVSHIVDHHKINFESNTPLFMRLEPLCSTASVLYKMYIEAGYEISQDIATMMLACIMSDSLLWKSSTTTEEDKVIAAKLQKITAISNLSDFAMPMFEAKSDLGDVSAEEIITSDYKIFEAGDSNIGCGTVETTSPDNILARKEEILVGMKNIKENQKLDFIMLSIVDIIQEINTTLVLDGKDSEIIETVFDSSVINNEANLGARLSRKKQIIPQLTEYFNAR, encoded by the coding sequence ATGACTCAAATTTCTGTTATAGGACATAAAAATCCTGATACTGACTGTACTCTTTCGGCTATCATTATGGCTGATTATTTGAACAAAAAGTGATATTTAGCAACTCCATATATTCAAGGAAGCCTCAATAAAGAAACACTTTTTCTGCTGGAAAAATATAATATACCAGAGCCTGTAATAGTTACACAATTAGATACTAACATTGATGTCTGTCTCGTTGATCACAATGAAGCGTCTCAAAGTATTGATAATCTCACCAACGTGAGAGTAAGTCATATTGTAGATCACCATAAAATTAATTTTGAAAGTAATACTCCTCTCTTTATGAGACTTGAGCCTCTATGCTCTACAGCTTCTGTTTTGTATAAGATGTATATAGAAGCAGGTTATGAAATATCGCAGGATATTGCAACTATGATGCTTGCGTGTATTATGTCTGATTCACTTCTCTGGAAATCATCAACAACGACTGAAGAGGATAAAGTCATTGCTGCAAAATTACAAAAAATAACTGCTATCTCAAACCTCAGTGATTTTGCAATGCCGATGTTTGAAGCTAAATCTGATTTATGAGATGTATCAGCTGAGGAAATAATAACATCAGATTATAAAATATTTGAAGCATGAGATTCAAATATAGGATGTGGAACAGTTGAGACGACATCTCCAGATAATATTTTAGCAAGAAAAGAAGAAATACTTGTCTGAATGAAAAATATTAAAGAGAATCAAAAACTCGATTTCATCATGCTCAGTATCGTAGATATCATTCAAGAAATAAATACGACCCTTGTTTTAGATGGAAAAGATTCTGAAATAATTGAAACGGTTTTTGACTCGAGCGTTATAAATAATGAAGCAAATCTTTGAGCTCGACTGTCACGTAAAAAACAAATTATCCCTCAACTCACTGAGTATTTTAACGCACGGTAA
- the rpoD gene encoding RNA polymerase sigma factor RpoD translates to MLEDMPEEIQELMKKGKVDGRITQDELMNAIPNAEDDVDLLDEIYSRLMTIGIDVVDSLDKSNLFTDGKKEKKDNHSGAVSLSEISDDSIRMYLNEIGRVDLLNGEQEVELGRRIKEGDQEARKTLAAANLRLVVSIAKKYMGRGLGLLDLIQEGNVGLFRAVDKFDATKGFKFSTYATWWIRQGVTRAIADQARTIRVPVHMIETINKFTHTYRRLTQELTREPLMEELATELDMDIKKVRQIMRISQDILSLDAPVGSEEDTSLGDFIEDDKTMAPDEQTNMNLLKENLNEMLDFLTPRERKIIKMRFGLEGGDVHTLEEVGKEFGVTRERIRQIEAKTLEKLKEHPNADKIKFF, encoded by the coding sequence ATGCTTGAGGATATGCCTGAAGAGATTCAAGAACTCATGAAAAAGTGAAAAGTTGACGGAAGAATCACTCAAGATGAGCTCATGAACGCAATCCCTAATGCTGAGGATGATGTTGATTTGCTTGATGAAATCTATTCTCGACTCATGACGATTGGAATTGATGTTGTAGATAGTTTAGATAAATCTAATCTCTTTACTGATTGAAAAAAAGAAAAAAAGGACAATCATAGTGGAGCGGTTTCACTCTCAGAAATCTCAGACGATTCTATCAGAATGTACCTCAATGAAATCGGTCGTGTTGATCTCCTGAATGGAGAACAAGAAGTAGAACTCGGTCGTAGAATCAAGGAAGGAGATCAAGAAGCTAGAAAAACACTCGCAGCAGCGAATCTAAGACTGGTTGTTTCTATTGCAAAAAAATATATGGGTCGAGGTCTTTGACTTCTTGACTTAATTCAAGAATGAAATGTTGGACTTTTTCGAGCTGTAGATAAATTTGATGCGACAAAATGATTCAAATTCTCTACTTACGCGACATGGTGGATTCGACAAGGGGTAACTCGAGCTATTGCTGATCAAGCTCGAACGATTCGAGTTCCCGTTCATATGATCGAAACCATCAATAAATTCACACATACCTATAGACGTCTCACTCAAGAACTCACAAGAGAACCACTTATGGAAGAACTTGCAACAGAACTTGATATGGATATCAAAAAAGTTCGTCAAATAATGAGAATCTCTCAGGATATTCTCTCTCTTGATGCTCCAGTTGGTTCTGAAGAAGATACATCTCTTGGTGATTTTATCGAAGATGATAAAACAATGGCTCCAGATGAGCAAACGAATATGAATCTCCTAAAAGAAAATCTTAATGAAATGCTAGATTTCCTCACTCCTCGAGAAAGAAAAATTATCAAAATGCGTTTTGGACTCGAATGAGGAGATGTTCACACGCTTGAAGAGGTTGGAAAAGAGTTTGGAGTTACAAGAGAACGTATTCGACAAATTGAAGCAAAAACCCTCGAAAAACTCAAAGAGCATCCAAATGCTGACAAGATTAAATTCTTTTAA
- the dnaG gene encoding DNA primase, whose product MSFVDDLEQSIDIVDLVGRYTRLKKAGASYKAHCPFPGHSEKTPSFVVSPVKQIAYCFGCHRGGGPVKFIMDMEATEFREAVQILGNITGREIQGFTESKEVIQIKKNLYSLYKDASVYYQKSLKENPEIKKYLMDRGLSEDDIINFAFGYADSGVSLYNYLKDKGYQDEQIEQSHIFLDIRQKKDKFIGRVIFPIENLRGDTVAFAGRIIGSGEPKYLNSPASDIYDKSSILYGLYKARKAISTSDQIIVTEGYMDTIALHRYNFLQTVAVSGTALTEKHITIIKRLTHKIYLCFDNDKAGEQATKLSLELLKNKGLEVKIIEISGAKDPDEFLEGGGNFQILIDSAITPIQYLIQKTSYNLESIDEKKKFLSEIFETISSYSDSIEQDMYLQEISKLSKTPLALIYEMYKKRGNTQKEVAEKAPKIQLSTDEILLSFVYDNYDAAEIVTNGLLFPEAKSSVLESALENPEKFFSSLDLQKKETLKALNFQNSQKYTNPEDMLGALHSAILQVNRIFYKQLTEKYKQKINQGDSQALVKYSELLQTAKKHNLK is encoded by the coding sequence TTGAGTTTCGTAGATGATTTAGAACAAAGTATAGATATCGTCGATCTTGTTGGGAGATATACGAGACTTAAAAAGGCAGGAGCAAGTTACAAAGCTCATTGTCCTTTTCCTGGTCATAGCGAGAAAACTCCGAGTTTTGTGGTAAGTCCTGTAAAACAAATAGCCTATTGTTTTGGGTGTCACAGATGAGGGTGACCAGTAAAGTTTATTATGGATATGGAAGCAACTGAGTTTCGTGAAGCTGTTCAAATCCTATGAAATATCACGGGAAGAGAAATACAGTGATTTACTGAAAGTAAAGAAGTTATCCAAATCAAAAAAAACCTCTACTCACTGTATAAAGATGCGAGTGTGTATTATCAAAAGTCACTCAAAGAAAATCCGGAAATAAAAAAATACCTCATGGACAGAGGTCTCAGTGAAGATGATATAATAAATTTTGCTTTTTGATACGCAGATTCTTGAGTGTCCCTCTATAACTATCTCAAAGACAAATGATATCAGGATGAACAAATCGAGCAATCACATATATTTCTCGATATCAGACAAAAAAAGGATAAATTTATAGGAAGAGTTATTTTCCCAATTGAAAATCTCAGAGGTGATACTGTTGCTTTTGCTGGGAGAATTATTTGATCGTGAGAACCTAAGTATCTCAATTCACCAGCCAGTGATATTTATGATAAATCGTCTATTTTATATGGTCTCTACAAAGCAAGAAAAGCTATCTCCACATCAGATCAAATCATAGTGACTGAATGATACATGGATACTATAGCGCTTCATAGATACAACTTTTTACAAACCGTAGCCGTTTCAGGAACCGCACTCACAGAAAAACACATCACCATTATTAAACGACTCACGCATAAAATTTATCTCTGCTTTGATAATGACAAAGCTGGTGAACAAGCAACTAAATTATCTCTCGAGCTCCTAAAAAACAAAGGACTAGAGGTCAAAATAATAGAAATATCTTGAGCAAAAGATCCAGATGAATTTTTAGAATGAGGATGAAATTTCCAAATACTTATAGATTCAGCAATAACTCCAATTCAATATCTCATTCAAAAAACAAGCTATAATTTAGAAAGTATAGACGAAAAGAAGAAGTTTTTGAGTGAAATATTTGAAACTATTTCGAGTTATTCTGATTCTATAGAACAAGATATGTACCTCCAAGAAATATCAAAACTGAGTAAAACTCCCCTTGCTCTTATTTATGAGATGTATAAAAAAAGAGGAAATACTCAAAAGGAGGTCGCAGAAAAAGCTCCAAAAATACAACTTTCTACAGATGAAATACTTCTGAGTTTCGTATATGACAATTATGATGCTGCTGAAATAGTAACAAACTGACTACTATTCCCTGAAGCCAAAAGCTCTGTACTTGAATCAGCACTTGAGAATCCTGAAAAATTTTTCTCTTCACTTGACTTACAAAAAAAAGAAACACTCAAAGCATTAAACTTTCAAAACTCTCAAAAATACACGAATCCAGAGGATATGCTCTGAGCCCTACACTCTGCTATACTGCAAGTAAATAGAATTTTTTATAAACAACTCACAGAAAAATATAAACAAAAAATTAACCAGTGAGATTCTCAGGCTCTTGTAAAATATTCTGAACTATTACAAACAGCAAAAAAGCATAATTTAAAATAG
- a CDS encoding YraN family protein, with protein sequence MKKIGDEGEIIAIKYLQKHGFVIKDTNFKFGRFGEVDIVAEKGSRYYFIEVKYRSHTLFGLPEDAIIARKLRKCLRTMQFYCKIHKVPLENIQFDVITILREISSHKITHYRNIEMY encoded by the coding sequence ATGAAAAAAATATGAGATGAAGGGGAAATTATTGCCATTAAATATCTACAAAAACATGGATTTGTTATAAAAGACACCAATTTCAAGTTCGGAAGATTTTGAGAAGTTGATATTGTTGCAGAAAAATGATCGAGATATTATTTCATAGAAGTAAAATATAGATCACATACCTTATTTTGACTTCCAGAAGATGCAATAATAGCTCGAAAGTTGCGAAAATGTCTGAGAACCATGCAATTTTACTGCAAAATACATAAAGTACCTCTCGAAAATATACAGTTTGATGTTATCACTATACTCAGAGAAATAAGTTCGCACAAAATTACGCATTACAGAAATATAGAAATGTACTAA